A single genomic interval of Granulicella tundricola MP5ACTX9 harbors:
- a CDS encoding Rossmann-fold NAD(P)-binding domain-containing protein: MKVMLFGGTGMVGQGALRECLLDPSIKEVVAITRSTVAQPIPTPSPKLRQIIRKDLFDLDGLDDEFAAVDTCMFCLGVTSFRMKEDDYRHITYDLTLSVAKRFVRVNPKVVFIYVSGAGTDSTGESKTMWARVKGETENDLLALPLRAAFMFRPGGIVPQHGIKSKTAVYQVFYSILKPIMPLFERFFPKYVTTTDQLGGAMLRLAKKGVAQEGPPRRVLESVDIARM, translated from the coding sequence ATGAAGGTAATGCTGTTCGGGGGAACGGGTATGGTCGGCCAGGGCGCGCTGCGCGAGTGCCTCCTCGATCCCTCCATCAAGGAAGTCGTCGCCATCACCCGCAGCACCGTCGCCCAGCCCATCCCCACCCCCTCGCCCAAACTGCGCCAGATCATTCGCAAGGACCTCTTCGACCTGGACGGCCTCGACGATGAGTTCGCCGCCGTCGATACCTGCATGTTCTGTCTCGGCGTCACCTCCTTCCGGATGAAGGAGGACGACTACCGCCACATCACCTACGACCTCACCCTCTCGGTCGCCAAGCGCTTCGTCCGCGTCAACCCCAAGGTCGTCTTCATCTACGTCTCCGGAGCCGGCACCGACTCCACCGGCGAGAGCAAGACCATGTGGGCCCGCGTCAAAGGCGAGACCGAAAACGACCTTCTCGCCCTGCCCCTGCGCGCCGCCTTCATGTTCCGCCCCGGCGGCATCGTCCCCCAGCACGGCATCAAGTCCAAGACCGCCGTCTACCAGGTCTTCTACTCCATCCTCAAGCCCATCATGCCGCTCTTCGAGCGCTTCTTCCCCAAGTACGTCACCACCACCGACCAGCTCGGCGGTGCCATGCTGCGCCTCGCCAAAAAGGGCGTGGCCCAGGAAGGCCCGCCCCGCCGCGTACTGGAAAGTGTCGATATCGCCCGCATGTAA
- a CDS encoding M13 family metallopeptidase: protein MKLKMAAAVLSLLGGVGAGAQGTVLPVVQPLSAIPFSPVLDLTSLDKTVDPCVDFYKFSCGGWMKKNPIPADQASWSVYHKLAIDNQQFLWGILKDDAVAKDRTPVQQKVGDYYAACMNTPAIDALGMKPVEAGLARLDMITTREQAAHAIATLHHNVAGSFFFGSGVGQDAVDSSTEIVEVGAGGLGLPDRDYYLKTDAKSVKLREQYVAYVQQLMTLAGEPSEKASADAKAILTIETALATGSLTVVERRDPHKIYHMMTLAELGGLAPGIDWAGYFKTQGAGAFTKLNVSQPEFMKAVQAELMTEPVEALKAYLKFHMLTAAAPYLSHPFVQANFDFYSKTLRGVPTMPARWKTCTGGVDRMLGEALGQEFVRRTFSSEMKAKTRTMTEQIEAAMKGEIEGLDWMSPETKVEAERKLHAIRNKIGYPDTWRDYSTLEVKPDDYAGDAVRAYRFEDARNWNKLGKPVDLTEWGMTPPTVNAYFNPQMNDINFPAGVLQPPLYDAKEDDAPNYGNTGATIGHELTHAFDDEGRQFDDKGNLRDWWTAADAKGFEQRIQCVRDQYAGYVVVDDIHINSKLTSGEDVADLGGTLLAYIAWKKETAGQKLMPINGFTPDQRFFVGMAQWACENERPENLRVSAATDPHSPGFARINGVVSNMPEFKNAFQCKAGQAMVHVPACRVW from the coding sequence ATGAAATTGAAGATGGCTGCGGCGGTTCTGAGTTTGCTGGGTGGTGTGGGCGCGGGTGCGCAGGGTACGGTACTGCCGGTGGTGCAGCCTCTGAGTGCGATTCCGTTTTCACCGGTGCTGGATCTGACGAGCCTGGATAAGACCGTGGACCCTTGCGTGGATTTTTATAAGTTCTCCTGCGGCGGGTGGATGAAGAAGAATCCGATTCCGGCGGACCAGGCGAGCTGGAGCGTTTATCACAAGCTGGCGATCGACAATCAGCAGTTCCTGTGGGGGATTCTGAAGGATGACGCGGTGGCGAAGGATCGGACGCCGGTGCAGCAGAAGGTGGGAGATTACTATGCGGCGTGTATGAATACGCCGGCGATCGACGCGCTGGGGATGAAGCCGGTGGAGGCTGGGCTGGCTCGGCTGGACATGATCACGACCCGGGAGCAGGCGGCTCATGCGATTGCGACGCTGCACCACAATGTTGCGGGGAGCTTCTTCTTCGGGTCCGGCGTGGGGCAGGATGCGGTGGATTCCTCGACCGAGATTGTGGAGGTTGGCGCGGGCGGGCTGGGGCTGCCGGACCGGGACTACTACCTGAAGACGGATGCGAAGAGCGTGAAGCTGCGGGAGCAGTACGTGGCTTACGTGCAGCAGTTGATGACGCTGGCGGGTGAGCCGAGCGAGAAGGCCAGCGCGGATGCGAAGGCGATTTTGACGATCGAGACGGCGCTGGCGACGGGGTCGCTGACGGTGGTGGAACGGCGCGATCCGCACAAGATCTATCACATGATGACGCTGGCGGAGCTGGGCGGGCTTGCGCCGGGGATCGACTGGGCGGGGTACTTCAAGACGCAGGGAGCGGGCGCGTTTACGAAGCTGAATGTATCGCAGCCGGAGTTCATGAAGGCGGTGCAGGCGGAGCTCATGACGGAGCCGGTGGAGGCGCTGAAGGCCTATCTGAAGTTCCATATGCTGACGGCTGCCGCGCCTTATCTTTCGCATCCGTTTGTGCAGGCAAACTTTGATTTCTACTCGAAGACGCTGCGCGGCGTGCCGACGATGCCGGCGCGCTGGAAGACCTGCACGGGTGGCGTGGACCGGATGCTCGGCGAGGCGCTGGGGCAGGAGTTTGTGCGGCGGACGTTTTCGAGCGAGATGAAGGCCAAGACGCGGACGATGACGGAGCAGATTGAGGCTGCGATGAAGGGGGAGATCGAAGGGCTGGACTGGATGAGCCCGGAGACGAAGGTGGAGGCGGAGAGAAAACTTCATGCGATCCGGAACAAGATCGGGTATCCGGATACGTGGCGGGACTACTCGACGCTGGAGGTCAAGCCGGATGATTATGCGGGTGACGCGGTGCGTGCGTACCGGTTTGAGGATGCACGGAACTGGAACAAGCTGGGCAAGCCGGTGGACCTGACGGAGTGGGGGATGACGCCGCCGACGGTGAACGCGTACTTCAATCCGCAGATGAACGACATCAACTTCCCGGCGGGCGTGCTGCAGCCGCCGCTCTACGATGCGAAGGAAGACGACGCGCCGAACTACGGGAACACGGGCGCGACGATTGGGCATGAGCTGACGCATGCGTTCGACGACGAGGGCCGGCAGTTCGACGATAAGGGCAACCTGCGGGACTGGTGGACGGCGGCGGATGCGAAGGGGTTCGAGCAGAGGATCCAGTGCGTGCGCGACCAGTATGCGGGGTATGTGGTGGTCGACGACATCCATATCAACTCCAAGCTGACGAGCGGGGAGGATGTGGCGGATCTGGGTGGGACTTTGCTCGCGTACATTGCGTGGAAGAAGGAGACTGCGGGACAGAAGCTGATGCCGATCAATGGATTTACGCCGGATCAGCGGTTCTTCGTCGGGATGGCGCAGTGGGCTTGCGAGAACGAACGGCCGGAGAACCTGCGGGTGAGCGCGGCGACCGATCCGCACTCGCCTGGGTTCGCGCGGATCAATGGGGTTGTGTCGAATATGCCGGAGTTCAAGAATGCGTTTCAGTGCAAGGCGGGGCAGGCCATGGTGCATGTGCCGGCTTGCCGGGTTTGGTAA
- a CDS encoding endonuclease MutS2: MTQLLPQIPSPLLESSSLALEWPRLRALIAAKAISPLGRAWTLALEPSTDLTWIIAQQTRTSELRSFLTGGGSFDFHGLFDPEALLAKARIDGTALESLEILTLLNLTERVAAWRSLLAAAESARRLGPSIRALSEPLSYHDLAPLLRTLRGKIEPDGSLSDDASPELKRIRRAMESQHRAIEASLRRAARALREEGSTQSDRDDLITVRGERFVIPIKAEFKRKVPGVIHGSSSSGQTVYVEPLETIEQNNELVRLLDEEQSEIHRILVALTRALAAQAHVLSIGTIILAEVESHFIRARFAQDLDCTAPTFTPGLSLKSARHPLLELRMRAENLGAPGPDSRTWVGTTDTPERKPTKPIPLTLALTTEARQLIISGPNTGGKTVSLKTTGLLALMAQAGLLVPAEEATFPLFTAIFADIGDAQSIERNLSSFSAHVVNVDHISRHADGHSLVLLDELGSATDPEEGAALAVAVAEHFLNLNAWTAITTHLTSLKVYAAQHTGVLNAAVGFDQATLTPTYELRLGVPGASAGLNIAARLGMAPTIIASARAQMTTQQADIGAFLDQLHDQISAATSERVSLKRRTEEVATERARLETEGRAEQKQRTRELELKLKTLLEDFETQLKETVNEIEDKTVARKIQRDSALRMARVRREFSDQFSSTVLAHTAGADKNDIASPLARRALTPIKAGDYVTLKSLRRQATVVRVIDEHNFEVSMGQMKMRVPRTDIADVEVIKVVTPAEAARRRGNITVQTASGAPLGDSDYTPREINVIGRTAAEAEDEVSRYIDKAFLSGLERVRIVHGTGMGVLRRTLREFLKSHPHVATFAEASQQEGGQGATLVDLRQ, from the coding sequence GTGACCCAGCTTCTCCCCCAGATCCCGTCCCCGCTTCTTGAATCCAGCTCCCTCGCACTCGAGTGGCCGCGCCTCCGCGCCCTTATCGCCGCCAAAGCCATCAGCCCCCTCGGCCGCGCCTGGACCCTCGCACTCGAGCCCTCCACCGATCTCACCTGGATTATCGCGCAGCAAACCCGCACCTCAGAGCTCCGTTCCTTCCTGACCGGCGGCGGATCGTTCGACTTCCACGGCCTCTTCGACCCCGAAGCCCTCCTCGCCAAGGCCCGAATCGACGGCACCGCCCTCGAGTCCCTCGAGATCCTCACCCTCCTCAACCTCACCGAGCGCGTCGCCGCCTGGCGCTCCCTCCTCGCCGCAGCCGAGTCCGCCCGCCGCCTCGGCCCCTCCATCCGCGCCCTCTCCGAGCCCCTCAGCTACCACGACCTCGCCCCGCTCCTCCGCACCCTCCGCGGCAAGATCGAGCCCGACGGCAGCCTCTCAGACGACGCCAGCCCGGAGCTCAAACGCATCCGCCGCGCCATGGAGTCGCAGCACCGGGCCATCGAAGCCAGCCTCCGCCGCGCCGCCCGAGCCCTCCGCGAAGAGGGAAGCACCCAGTCCGACCGCGACGACCTCATCACCGTCCGCGGCGAGCGCTTCGTCATCCCCATCAAAGCCGAGTTCAAACGCAAGGTCCCCGGCGTCATCCACGGCAGCAGCTCTTCCGGCCAGACCGTCTACGTCGAGCCGCTGGAAACCATCGAGCAAAACAACGAACTAGTCCGCCTCCTCGACGAAGAACAATCCGAAATCCACCGCATCCTCGTAGCCCTGACAAGAGCCCTGGCAGCACAAGCCCACGTCTTAAGTATCGGCACCATCATCCTGGCAGAGGTCGAATCCCACTTCATCCGCGCCCGCTTCGCCCAGGACCTCGACTGCACCGCCCCCACCTTCACCCCCGGCCTGAGCTTGAAATCCGCCCGCCACCCCTTACTAGAACTCCGCATGAGAGCCGAAAATCTGGGTGCCCCAGGTCCGGACTCTCGGACCTGGGTTGGGACCACCGACACCCCCGAAAGAAAACCCACAAAACCAATCCCACTAACCCTGGCCCTCACGACAGAAGCCCGCCAACTCATCATCTCCGGCCCCAACACGGGCGGCAAAACCGTTTCCCTGAAAACCACCGGCCTTCTCGCCCTCATGGCCCAGGCAGGCCTCCTGGTCCCCGCCGAAGAAGCCACCTTCCCCCTCTTCACCGCCATCTTCGCCGACATCGGCGACGCCCAATCCATCGAGCGCAATCTCTCCAGCTTCTCCGCCCACGTCGTCAACGTGGACCACATCTCCCGCCACGCCGACGGCCACTCCCTCGTCCTCCTCGACGAGCTAGGCTCCGCCACCGATCCCGAAGAAGGCGCAGCCCTCGCCGTCGCCGTAGCCGAGCACTTCCTCAACCTCAACGCCTGGACCGCCATCACCACCCACCTCACCTCCCTCAAGGTCTACGCCGCCCAGCACACCGGCGTCCTCAACGCCGCCGTAGGCTTCGACCAGGCCACCCTCACCCCCACCTACGAGCTCCGCCTCGGAGTCCCCGGTGCCTCCGCCGGTTTGAACATCGCAGCCCGCCTCGGCATGGCCCCCACCATCATTGCCAGCGCCCGCGCCCAGATGACCACCCAGCAGGCCGACATCGGTGCCTTCCTCGATCAACTCCACGACCAGATCTCCGCCGCAACCTCGGAGCGCGTCTCCCTGAAACGCCGCACAGAGGAAGTAGCCACGGAAAGAGCCCGCCTCGAAACCGAAGGCCGCGCCGAACAAAAACAGCGCACAAGAGAGCTCGAACTAAAACTCAAAACCCTCCTCGAAGACTTCGAGACCCAACTCAAGGAAACCGTCAACGAGATCGAAGACAAGACGGTCGCCCGCAAAATCCAACGCGATTCAGCCTTACGCATGGCCCGCGTCCGCAGAGAATTCTCAGACCAGTTCAGCTCTACCGTCCTGGCCCACACCGCCGGAGCCGACAAGAACGACATCGCCTCCCCCCTCGCCCGCCGAGCCCTCACCCCCATCAAGGCCGGCGACTACGTCACCCTCAAATCCCTCCGCCGCCAGGCCACCGTCGTCCGCGTCATCGACGAGCACAACTTTGAAGTCTCCATGGGCCAGATGAAGATGCGCGTCCCCCGCACCGACATCGCCGACGTAGAAGTCATCAAGGTCGTCACCCCCGCCGAAGCCGCACGCCGTCGCGGCAACATCACCGTCCAGACCGCCAGCGGCGCGCCCCTCGGCGACTCCGACTACACCCCCAGAGAGATCAACGTCATAGGCCGGACTGCTGCCGAGGCGGAGGATGAAGTCTCCCGCTACATCGACAAAGCCTTCCTCTCCGGCCTGGAGCGCGTCCGCATCGTCCACGGCACAGGCATGGGCGTCCTAAGACGCACCCTCCGCGAGTTCCTCAAATCCCATCCCCACGTCGCCACCTTCGCCGAAGCCAGCCAGCAGGAGGGCGGCCAGGGAGCCACCCTCGTAGACCTGCGGCAATAG
- a CDS encoding metallophosphoesterase has protein sequence MFKRYVLGCLVMMLGVGSAGAQASAANAKVATVPVVMLSDLHFDPFHDPVKVPLLVKAPLEEWDRILGGPDSAGQAAAFAAIQTQCKAKENPDSSYALLRSALLAAKAQTPSVGFVMVSGDLLVHDLDCRYPASMKLEASAGDDQAVSAAFAEKTTVYVMKKVEATFAAVPVYLALGNNDSRCNHNRLSLHDEYLKASAAAVVDGLRGVSAAEKTAAMGTYESAGYYAVTMPGVMSGTRLLVVDDIYMMPKYANCEADDQDQQGAQEQMVWLQKELEDARTKGMSVWLLGHLPPAVNPDSSLEKGDSFCTKGKVVRYQTTDDLATEMTAYADVLKLGVFGHTHMDELHLLRGKDAGVPVKVVGSVSPVDGNVPSFTVGLVATASAKLMDYSVYEASNSTGVGTTWPKEYGFDETYHEPSFSAEPLSDLIGRLRADTSGKGEESRAYQTHFIKGSSGKKLSGSWPGYVCGLDNATAKGFKACVCGAK, from the coding sequence ATGTTCAAGAGATATGTTTTGGGTTGTTTGGTGATGATGCTTGGGGTGGGTTCTGCCGGGGCGCAGGCTTCAGCAGCGAATGCCAAGGTGGCTACTGTTCCGGTGGTGATGTTGAGCGATCTTCACTTCGATCCGTTCCACGATCCGGTGAAGGTTCCGCTGTTGGTGAAGGCACCGCTTGAGGAATGGGATCGGATACTGGGTGGGCCTGATTCTGCTGGGCAGGCTGCGGCCTTCGCGGCGATTCAGACGCAGTGCAAGGCGAAGGAGAATCCGGATAGTTCCTATGCACTTCTGCGGAGTGCGCTGTTGGCGGCCAAGGCACAGACGCCTTCTGTGGGATTCGTGATGGTGAGTGGAGATCTGCTGGTGCATGACCTGGACTGCCGGTATCCGGCTTCGATGAAGCTGGAGGCGAGTGCGGGGGATGACCAGGCGGTCTCGGCTGCGTTTGCGGAGAAGACGACGGTTTATGTGATGAAGAAGGTGGAGGCGACGTTTGCGGCGGTGCCGGTCTACCTGGCGCTGGGGAACAATGACTCGCGCTGCAATCACAATCGGTTGAGTTTGCATGATGAGTATTTGAAGGCTTCCGCGGCTGCGGTGGTGGATGGGTTGCGGGGGGTGAGTGCGGCGGAGAAGACGGCTGCAATGGGGACGTATGAATCGGCTGGCTACTATGCGGTGACGATGCCTGGGGTGATGAGCGGGACTCGTCTGCTGGTAGTGGACGATATCTACATGATGCCGAAGTATGCGAACTGCGAGGCTGACGACCAGGATCAGCAGGGCGCGCAGGAGCAGATGGTCTGGTTGCAGAAGGAGTTGGAGGATGCCCGGACGAAGGGGATGAGCGTCTGGCTACTGGGGCATCTGCCGCCAGCGGTGAACCCGGATAGCTCGCTTGAAAAGGGCGATTCGTTCTGCACCAAGGGCAAGGTGGTGAGGTATCAGACCACCGACGACCTGGCCACGGAGATGACGGCGTATGCCGATGTGCTGAAGCTTGGGGTCTTCGGCCATACGCATATGGATGAGCTTCATCTACTGAGGGGCAAGGATGCGGGCGTGCCGGTGAAGGTGGTGGGGTCGGTCTCGCCGGTGGATGGCAATGTTCCTTCGTTTACGGTGGGGCTGGTGGCAACGGCTTCCGCGAAGCTGATGGACTACAGCGTGTATGAGGCTTCAAACTCGACCGGTGTTGGGACGACTTGGCCGAAGGAGTATGGGTTCGACGAGACGTATCATGAGCCGAGTTTCTCGGCGGAGCCGCTGAGTGACCTGATCGGGCGGCTGCGTGCGGATACGAGCGGCAAGGGCGAGGAGAGCCGCGCGTATCAGACACACTTCATCAAAGGCTCAAGCGGCAAGAAGTTGTCCGGGAGCTGGCCGGGCTATGTTTGCGGTCTGGACAATGCGACGGCCAAGGGCTTCAAGGCTTGTGTCTGTGGCGCGAAGTAA